A genomic segment from Glycine soja cultivar W05 chromosome 20, ASM419377v2, whole genome shotgun sequence encodes:
- the LOC114403189 gene encoding probable leucine-rich repeat receptor-like protein kinase At2g33170 codes for MKGFDIKMAGDIKEGRAGCSVIFLLLTLLLCSTEGLNTEGQILLDLKKGLHDKSNVLENWRSTDETPCGWVGVNCTHDDNNNFLVVSLNLSSLNLSGSLNAAGIGGLTNLTYLNLAYNKLTGNIPKEIGECLNLEYLYLNNNQFEGTIPAELGKLSVLKSLNIFNNKLSGVLPDEFGNLSSLVELVAFSNFLVGPLPKSIGNLKNLVNFRAGANNITGNLPKEIGGCTSLILLGLAQNQIGGEIPREIGMLANLNELVLWGNQLSGPIPKEIGNCTNLENIAIYGNNLVGPIPKEIGNLKSLRWLYLYRNKLNGTIPREIGNLSKCLSIDFSENSLVGHIPSEFGKISGLSLLFLFENHLTGGIPNEFSSLKNLSQLDLSINNLTGSIPFGFQYLPKMYQLQLFDNSLSGVIPQGLGLRSPLWVVDFSDNKLTGRIPPHLCRNSSLMLLNLAANQLYGNIPTGILNCKSLAQLLLLENRLTGSFPSELCKLENLTAIDLNENRFSGTLPSDIGNCNKLQRFHIADNYFTLELPKEIGNLSQLVTFNVSSNLFTGRIPREIFSCQRLQRLDLSQNNFSGSLPDEVGTLQHLEILKLSDNKLSGYIPAALGNLSHLNWLLMDGNYFFGEIPPHLGSLATLQIAMDLSYNNLSGRIPVQLGNLNMLEFLYLNNNHLDGEIPSTFEELSSLLGCNFSFNNLSGPIPSTKIFQNMAISSFIGGNNGLCGAPLGDCSDPASHSDTQGKSFDSSRAKIVMIIAASVGGVSLVFILVILHFMRRPRESTDSFQGTEPPSPDSDIYFPPKEGFTFHDLVEATKRFHESYVIGKGACGTVYKAVMKSGKTIAVKKLASNREGNNIENSFRAEITTLGRIRHRNIVKLYGFCYQQGSNLLLYEYMERGSLGELLHGNASNLEWPIRFMIALGAAEGLAYLHHDCKPKIIHRDIKSNNILLDENFEAHVGDFGLAKVIDMPQSKSMSAVAGSYGYIAPEYAYTMKVTEKCDTYSFGVVLLELLTGRTPVQPLEQGGDLVTWVRNHIRDHNNTLTPEMLDSRVDLEDQTTVNHMLTVLKLALLCTSVSPTKRPSMREVVLMLIESNEREGNLTLTQTYHDLPSKDGM; via the exons ATGAAag GTTTTGATATTAAGATGGCTGGGGATATCAAGGAGGGGAGAGCAGGGTGTTCTGTTATTTTTCTGCTATTGACTTTACTTCTTTGTAGCACTGAGGGTTTAAACACTGAGGGGCAAATCCTCCTAGACCTTAAGAAAGGACTTCACGATAAATCTAATGTTCTGGAAAATTGGAGGTCTACTGATGAAACCCCGTGTGGCTGGGTAGGTGTAAACTGCACTCATGATGATAATAACAACTTTTTGGTTGTGTCTCTTAATTTGAGTTCATTGAATCTTTCTGGAAGTCTAAATGCTGCTGGCATTGGGGGTCTGACCAATCTAACTTATCTCAATCTTGCTTACAATAAGCTGACTGGAAATATTCCCAAGGAGATTGGTGAGTGTTTGAatttggaatatctttatttgaACAATAATCAGTTTGAGGGGACTATTCCTGCTGAATTGGGTAAGCTGTCTGTTTTGAAAAGTTTGAATATTTTCAACAACAAACTCTCTGGTGTGCTTCCAGATGAGTTCGGGAACTTGTCTTCATTGGTTGAGTTAGTGGCCTTTAGCAACTTTCTTGTTGGACCCTTGCCTAAATCCATTGGAAATCTTAAGAATCTTGTAAATTTCAGAGCTGGGGCAAATAACATTACCGGTAACTTGCCGAAGGAAATCGGTGGATGTACGAGCTTAATACTTCTTGGTCTTGCTCAAAATCAGATAGGAGGGGAGATACCAAGGGAGATTGGGATGCTTGCCAACTTGAATGAACTGGTTTTATGGGGAAACCAGTTGTCAGGACCTATTCCTAAAGAGATTGGGAATTGTACCAATCTTGAGAACATTGCTATCTATGGGAATAATCTTGTTGGACCTATACCTAAGGAAATTGGGAACCTCAAATCATTGAGGTGGCTGTATCTTTACAGAAACAAGTTAAATGGAACCATTCCAAGGGAAATTGGAAATCTTTCGAAATGTTTAAGCATTGATTTCTCAGAGAACTCTTTAGTAGGTCATATCCCTTCAGAGTTTGGAAAAATAAGTGGTCTAAGTTTGCTCTTTCTCTTTGAGAACCACCTAACTGGTGGTATACCAAATGAGTTTAGTAGCTTGAAGAACCTGTCACAGCTGGACCTGTCAATAAATAATCTCACAGGTTCAATTCCATTTGGTTTCCAATATTTGCCGAAAATGTATCAGCTGCAACTTTTTGACAACTCCCTAAGTGGTGTTATTCCTCAAGGACTCGGACTTCGTAGTCCTCTTTGGGTGGTTGATTTTTCTGATAACAAATTGACAGGAAGAATACCGCCTCATCTATGCCGAAATTCAAGCTTGATGTTGTTGAATCTGGCAGCTAATCAGCTCTATGGAAATATACCAACAGGGATACTAAACTGTAAATCATTGGCACAGTTGTTGTTACTTGAAAACAGGCTTACTGGCAGCTTCCCTTCTGAATTGTGTAAGCTGGAGAACTTGACTGCCATTGATTTGAATGAGAACAGGTTCAGTGGTACACTCCCTTCTGATATAGGGAACTGCAACAAATTGCAAAGGTTTCACATTGCGGACAATTACTTCACATTGGAGTTGCCTAAGGAAATAGGAAATCTCTCTCAATTGGTGACCTTTAATGTTTCATCAAATCTTTTCACTGGAAGAATCCCACGTGAAATTTTTTCATGTCAAAGGCTACAGCGGCTTGATCTCAGCCAGAATAACTTTTCTGGTTCCTTGCCAGATGAGGTTGGAACACTTCAGCACTTGGAGATTCTCAAGCTCTCAGACAATAAGCTGTCTGGATATATTCCTGCAGCATTAGGCAATCTGTCTCATTTGAACTGGTTGTTGATGGATGGCAATTATTTCTTTGGTGAAATACCTCCCCATTTGGGTTCTCTTGCAACTTTGCAAATTGCAATGGATCTCAGTTACAATAACCTTTCTGGAAGAATACCGGTTCAGCTTGGCAATCTCAACATGCTTGAATTTCTCTATCTCAATAACAACCATTTGGATGGTGAAATTCCCAGCACATTTGAAGAGCTTTCTAGCTTATTGGGGTGCAATTTCTCATTCAACAACCTCTCTGGTCCTATTCCTTCCActaaaattttccaaaatatgGCTATAAGCAGCTTTATTGGTGGTAACAACGGCCTCTGTGGTGCACCTCTCGGTGACTGCAGCGATCCAGCTTCTCACTCTGATACTCAAGGGAAAAGTTTTGATTCTTCTCGCGCTAAAATAGTCATGATCATTGCAGCTTCTGTTGGAGGTGTTTCACTCGTtttcattttagttattttacattttatgaGGCGTCCTCGGGAGTCAACTGATTCCTTTCAAGGCACTGAGCCTCCCTCCCCAGATTCAGATATCTATTTCCCTCCAAAGGAAGGTTTCACTTTCCATGATCTAGTTGAAGCCACAAAAAGATTTCATGAAAGCTATGTTATTGGTAAGGGAGCATGTGGAACCGTTTATAAGGCAGTGATGAAATCTGGTAAGACCATTGCTGTTAAGAAGTTAGCATCTAACAGGGAAGGGAACAACATTGAGAATAGTTTCAGGGCTGAAATAACTACTCTGGGAAGAATAAGGCATCGGAATATAGTGAAATTGTATGGCTTTTGCTATCAACAGGGTTCCAATCTCCTGCTTTATGAGTACATGGAAAGAGGTAGCTTAGGTGAACTATTACATGGTAATGCAAGTAATTTGGAGTGGCCAATTCGGTTCATGATTGCTCTTGGAGCTGCTGAGGGTCTTGCCTACTTGCATCATGACTGCAAACCAAAGATTATTCACCGCGATATAAAATCTAACAACATTCTGCTGGATGAAAATTTTGAGGCCCATGTTGGTGATTTTGGTTTGGCAAAAGTGATTGACATGCCCCAGTCAAAGTCTATGTCTGCGGTCGCTGGATCTTATGGCTATATTGCACCTG AATATGCATATACAATGAAGGTGACAGAGAAGTGTGACACTTATAGCTTTGGTGTTGTGCTATTGGAATTGCTAACTGGAAGAACACCAGTTCAGCCACTAGAGCAAGGTGGTGACCTTGTCACATGGGTGAGGAACCATATCCGGGACCACAACAACACATTGACACCAGAGATGCTCGACAGCCGCGTAGATCTTGAAGACCAAACCACTGTGAATCACATGCTCACTGTTTTGAAGCTTGCTTTACTGTGCACAAGTGTGTCTCCTACCAAGAGGCCATCGATGCGGGAAGTTGTGTTGATGCTTATCGAGTCAAACGAGCGAGAAGGGAACTTAACACTTACTCAAACATACCATGATCTTCCTTCCAAAGATGGCATGTGA